One Dunckerocampus dactyliophorus isolate RoL2022-P2 chromosome 18, RoL_Ddac_1.1, whole genome shotgun sequence genomic region harbors:
- the crebbpb gene encoding CREB binding protein b isoform X2 codes for MADNLLDVGPPTAKRPKLNSPLSASDGPDLVSLFDLENDLPDELIPNGDLSQMGMSSNGGPGGGGAPNLNSLVSDAAAKHKQLSELLRPGSSSILGGSINSASPQQGGMVGGQLGAVLGKSPLGQGSPNHQSPQSQKLGLATGQGNGGAGMGYNQALLNSGQGHGVLGPTGQVMNGALGPGGRGRPGMQYQGQGMPVGAGVGGSVLAETLTQVGSQLGGHNALTPQQAGHMNKMGMLGAPFGQQYGPTGVSTQQLQNKSALSNNLPQFPSELKGAGSVSNMSQMQQQVASVGIVPGGPGGVSTGPTADPEKRKLIQQQLVLLLHAHKCQRREQANGEVRACTLPHCRTMKNVLNHMTLCQAGKSCQVAHCASSRQIISHWKNCTRHDCPVCLPLKNASDKRNQQPMLGSPGANLQNAMNAVGAGQPSAPTINSATTHIDPSSMQRAYAALGLPYGNQSPAQVQSQNQGQGAAQQAPQGHQQLRNMNPLGTNQINQMAAGMGVPSSDQTGLQSGDSLPSTLNQLLPDGSVAGAMGNLPAATPLSASGVRKAWHEHVTQDLRTHLVHKLVQAIFPTPDPAALKDRRMDNLVAYARKVEGDMYESANSRDEYYHFLAEKIYKIQKELEEKRRSRHQQPGMVGNAGPQQSPMSQPNAMGPGQPVRPPNGPVPMPNMPNQMMNRMQVSQGINQYNPMAMQNAQMSQAPLGARAPSPMNHPQQMNINSVPAMGMSPSRMPQNQGMMGNHPNNMLPQSANQGQFLPQAQFPAAAGGAMNVNVGMGQPVMQAAGAQSQNSNLPLNALGTLSSQLPCGTVAQPSLGSTPPPNPSTSLPVHQQHHPSAQGPVQPQPNTPGSTSGPSSNQTHIPSSLPRPPSAMSTASDPSQPHTPLQPQPDPSSLLQQPTSVPAQHPSTPMSQAAASIDNRVPTPASVAELNSHQTLPDMTATDVKVKSEVKDEDDDGNSGNKTTSIKEEDDDTKPSLVKKEEEDATEPKQEAMEIEDKKPEIKTEPKEEGEGGANSTATPPSQSRKKIFRPEELRQALMPTLEALYRQDPESLPFRQPVDPLLLDIPDYFDIVKNPIDLSTIKRKLDTGQYQEPWQYVDDVWLMFNNAWLYNRKTSRVYKNCTKLAEVFEVEIEPVMKSLGYCCSRKYEFSPQTLCCYGKQLCTISRDGIYYSYQNRYHFCEKCFNEIQGNSVTLGDDPAQSQTMISKEQFEKKKNDMLDPEPFVECKDCGRKMHQICVLHYDVIWPSGFICDNCLKRAGKTKKENRFSAKRLQSTRLGTYIEDRVNKYLKRQNHPEAGEVFVRVVASSDKTVEVKPGMKSRFVDSGEMVESFPYRTKALFAFEEIDGVDVCFFGMHVQEYGSDCPSPNTRRVYISYLDSIHFFKPRMLRTAVYHEILIGYLEYVKKLGYVMGHIWACPPSEGDDYIFHCHPPDQKIPKPKRLQEWYKKMLEKAFAERILHDFKDIFKQATEDRLTSAYELPYFEGDFWPNVLEESIKELEQEEEERKKEENTASCETPEGAHADSKNAKKKNNKKTNKNKSSVSRANKKKPGMPNVANDLSQKLYATMEKHKEVFFVIHLHSGPVINTLPPIMDPDPLLSCDLMDGRDAFLTLARDKHWEFSSLRRCKWSSMCMLVELHNQGQDRFVYTCNECKHHVETRWHCTVCEDYDLCINCYNAKGHEHQMVKWGLGLDDDSNAQNAEASKSPQESRRLSIQRCIQSLVHACQCRNANCSLPSCQKMKRVVQHTKGCKRKTNGGCPVCKQLIALCCYHAKHCQENKCPVPFCLNIKHKLRQQQLQHRLQQHHLMRRRMATMAGRGMPMPSPPTSSAPDTPNSVQQPNTPQTPQPMPNQPQQPQQQQSAPNHASVGQVFPNNGRISQPPTPIPQGKPGPPSSPLHQQQSPLPSLPHQQQPPPQMVQQQQQQQQPLLAALKVAKQIEMVAKAKQQQQQQQQQQNYTMNGMPMNHPRMMGPMQSQMQMMQGPRGPQVMQAMQQGQWGPGMQGPLQKPQGHPQQIPPQQGVIGPQQAQGAAMPQQGQLMQRPMMAQQQGLQMAGVMPPQGPSQQSMTPQQQSMPRGMPGNIAPNALQELRRTLRSPSSPQQQQQVLNILKSNPPLMAAFIKQRAAKYQANQPQQQNHQSMQGSPAGMQAMMQVQRPGISPQQQPPQQVGPQGMAPMGPQSQMMNVAPNSNPQLYRRQQLLRMQQQAQQQQGGMPQPHGQFPQQQPGPATYSQLRMQQQQMAMQGGVGPMGQLPPSSQMGQGGMGMDGPQNLLQQRMLQQQQQQMLKQQMGSPAQANSMSPQPHMLQGQTQGSAHLAGQPMGNSLGNQVRSPAPVQSPRPPSQQPPHSSPSPRMQPQPSPQHGALLSSSPHPSLAGPMSGPMEQGHMGTPEHSAMLPQLNTPNRGGLSTDMGMVGDPTGDTLEKFVEGL; via the exons ATGGGGATGTTGGGGGCTCCATTTGGCCAGCAGTATGGTCCAACAGGGGTGAGCACCCAGCAACTCCAAAACAAGTCAGCCCTCTCCAACAATCTGCCTCAATTCCCGTCTGAGTTAAAGGGAGCCGGGAGTGTTTCAAACATG TCCCAGATGCAGCAGCAGGTAGCGTCGGTGGGCATTGTCCCCGGGGGGCCCGGGGGCGTGTCGACCGGTCCGACGGCCGATCCCGAGAAGCGTAAACTCATTCAGCAGCAGCTGGTCCTGCTGCTCCATGCACACAAGTGCCAGCGGCGGGAGCAGGCCAACGGGGAAGTGAGGGCCTGTACTCTGCCCCACTGCCGCACCATGAAGAACGTCCTCAACCATATGACCCTCTGCCAGGCTGGCAAGTCCTGCCAGG TGGCCCACTGTGCGTCATCCAGACAGATCATCTCCCACTGGAAGAACTGCACACGGCACGACTGTCCTGTGTGCCTACCACTAAAGAATGCAAGTGACAAGAGAAACCAACAGC CTATGTTAGGTTCCCCTGGCGCCAACCTGCAGAACGCAATGAACGCCGTGGGGGCTGGCCAGCCCAGTGCCCCGACCATCAACAGTGCAACCACACATATAGACCCCAGCTCCATGCAGAGGGCCTATGCTGCTCTTGGGCTCCCCTATGGCAACCAGTCCCCTGCTCAGGTTCAGAGCCAGAACCAGGGCCAGGGTGCTGCTCAACAAGCCCCCCAGGGGCACCAACAGCTACGTAATATGAACCCACTAG GCACTAATCAGATCAACCAGATGGCAGCAGGCATGGGTGTCCCCTCTTCAGACCAGACTGGCTTGCAAAGTGGCGACTCTTTGCCCTCCACACTCAA TCAGTTGTTGCCAGATGGATCAGTGGCAGGAGCTATGGGAAACCTGCCCGCTGCCACCCCTCTCTCCGCTTCAGGGGTTCGGAAGGCCTGGCATGAGCACGTCACTCAGGACTTGCGCACCCACCTAGTGCACAAACT AGTACAAGCCATATTTCCTACACCGGATCCTGCAGCGCTGAAGGACCGGAGAATGGACAACCTGGTGGCGTACGCGCGCAAGGTTGAGGGTGACATGTATGAGTCGGCCAACAGCAGG GATGAGTATTACCACTTCCTGGCAGAGAAGATTTACAAGATCCAGAAGGAACTGGAGGAGAAGAGGCGCTCACGGCACCAGCAGCCCGGCATGGTGGGCAACGCTGGTCCGCAGCAGTCGCCGATGAGTCAGCCCAACGCCATGGGCCCAGGACAGCCTGTCCGACCTCCCA ATGGACCTGTGCCTATGCCAAACATGCCAAATCAAATGATGAACCGAATGCAGGTGTCCCAAG GAATCAACCAGTACAATCCAATGGCAATGCAGAATGCGCAGATGTCACAGGCGCCCTTGGGGGCGCGGGCTCCCTCCCCCATGAACCATCCACAGCAGATGAACATAAACTCCGTCCCAGCG ATGGGCATGTCCCCTTCGAGGATGCCGCAAAATCAAGGAATGATGGGTAATCATCCGAATAACATGCTTCCCCAGTCGGCCAACCAGGGTCAGTTCTTGCCACAGGCGCAGTTCCCTGCAGCCGCTGGAGGagctatgaatgtgaatgtCGGAATGGGTCAGCCCGTCATGCAAGCTGCTGGCGCACAG TCGCAGAATTCCAACCTCCCTCTAAATGCGCTGGGAACCCTTAGCTCACAGTTACCCTGTGGCACAGTAGCCCAGCCAAGCTTGGGCAGCACCCCTCCACCCAACCCCTCCACCAGCCTGCCAGTGCATCAGCAACACCATCCATCTGCGCAGGGCCCAGTGCAGCCACAGCCCAACACCCCTGGGTCCACAAGCGGGCCCTCTTCCAACCAAACCCACATACCAAGCAGCCTGCCCCGTCCGCCCTCTGCGATGAGCACAGCATCAGACCCTTCCCAGCCGCACACCCCCCTGCAGCCCCAGCCTGACCCTTCCAGCCTGCTGCAGCAGCCCACCTCAGTGCCAGCACAGCATCCCAGCACACCG ATGTCACAGGCTGCTGCTAGCATAGACAACAGAGTGCCCACCCCAGCCTCGGTGGCCGAACTTAACTCTCATCAGACCCTGCCGGACATGACTGCTACTGATGTCAAGGTCAAGTCTGAAGTAAAAGACGAAGATGATGACGGCAATTCTGGAAACAAGACAACCAGCATAAAAGAAGAG GATGACGACACCAAACCCTCGTTGGTGAAGAAAGAGGAGGAAGATGCAACAGAGCCAAAACAGGAAGCAATGGAAATCGAGGACAAGAAGCCAGAGATAAAGACTGAACCCAAAGAAGAGGGGGAAGGCGGGGCCAACAGCACAGCCACCCCTCCTTCTCAGAGCCGCAAAAAAA TTTTCCGACCTGAAGAGCTAAGACAAGCCCTGATGCCAACACTTGAGGCCCTCTACAGGCAAGACCCTGAGTCCCTGCCCTTCAGACAACCTGTGGACCCCCTGCTGCTAGACATCCCC GACTACTTTGACATTGTGAAAAATCCCATCGACCTGTCCACCATCAAGCGCAAACTGGATACAGGCCAGTACCAGGAGCCGTGGCAATACGTGGACGACGTGTGGCTCATGTTCAACAATGCGTGGCTGTACAACCGTAAAACATCCCGCGTTTACAAAAACTGCACCAAACTGGCAGAGGTGTTCGAGGTAGAGATCGAGCCCGTCATGAAGTCCCTGGGCTACTGCTGCAGCAGGAAG TATGAGTTCTCCCCCCAGACgctgtgttgctatggtaaacAATTGTGCACTATCTCGAGGGATGGCATCTACTACAGCTATCAGAACAG GTATCACTTCTGCGAGAAGTGCTTCAACGAGATCCAGGGTAACAGTGTGACCCTGGGGGATGACCCGGCGCAGTCACAGAC AATGATCTCCAAAGAACAGtttgaaaagaagaaaaatgacatGTTGGACCCTGAACC GTTTGTTGAATGTAAAGACTGCGGACGCAAGATGCATCAGATCTGCGTGCTGCACTACGACGTCATTTGGCCATCAGG CTTTATCTGTGATAACTGTCTGAAGAGGGCTGGGAAAACCAAAAAGGAGAACAGGTTTTCAGCCAAAA GGCTGCAGTCTACGAGGTTGGGGACGTACATAGAGGACAGAGTGAACAAGTACTTGAAAAGACAGAACCACCCAGAGGCTGGTGAGGTGTTTGTGCGAGTTGTTGCCAGCTCTGACAAAACAGTGGAGGTTAAGCCTGGAATGAAGTCCAG GTTTGTGGACTCGGGTGAGATGGTGGAGAGCTTCCCTTATAGAACCAAAGCACTTTTTGCATTTGAAGAAATTGACGGAGTAGATGTCTGTTTCTTCGGTATGCACGTCCAGGAGTATGGCTCAGATTGTCCTTCTCCAAATACAAG gcGGGTTTATATATCATACCTCGACAGTATTCACTTCTTCAAACCACGCATGCTCAGGACTGCAGTTTACCATGAGATCTTAATAGGATACCTGGAGTATGTCAAGAAACTGGG gtatgtaatgggacacatctgGGCCTGCCCACCCAGCGAAGGAGACGACTACATTTTCCACTGCCACCCTCCTGACCAGAAGATCCCCAAACCCAAGCGGCTCCAAGAGTGGTACAAAAAGATGCTGGAAAAGGCTTTTGCTGAGAGAATACTACACGACTTCAAG GATATTTTCAAGCAAGCAACAGAAGACAGGCTAACCAGTGCATACGAGCTGCCGTACTTTGAGGGGGACTTTTGGCCTAATGTGCTGGAGGAGAGCATCAAGGAGCTggagcaggaggaagaggagaggaagaaggaggaGAACACGGCCTCCTGTGAGACGCCAGAG GGAGCCCACGCTGACAGCAAGAATGCcaaaaagaagaacaacaaaaagacCAACAAGAATAAGAGCAGCGTCAGCCGTGCCAACAAGAAAAAGCCCGGGATGCCCAATGTAGCCAATGATCTGTCCCAAAAGCTCTACGCCACGATGGAGAAGCATAAGGAG GTGTTTTTTGTCATCCACCTTCATTCCGGGCCAGTCATTAACACCCTGCCACCCATCATGGACCCGGACCCTCTGTTATCTTGTGACCTGATGGATGGCCGTGATGCCTTCCTGACGTTGGCCAGAGATAAGCACTGGGAGTTCAGCTCGTTGAGACGATGCAAGTGGAGCAGCATGTGCATGCTGGTGGAGCTGCACAACCAGGGCCAGGACCGCTTTGTGTACACATGCAACGAGTGCAAGCATCATGTGGAGACACGCTGGCACTGCACTGTCTGTGAG GACTATGACCTATGCATTAACTGCTACAATGCCAAGGGTCATGAACACCAGATGGTGAAGTGGGGCTTAGGTTTAGATGATGACAGCAACGCCCAAAATGCAGAGGCCTCCAAGAGCCCTCAGGAAAGCCGACGTCTCAGCATCCAGCGCTGCATCCAGTCCCTAGTCCACGCCTGCCAGTGCCGCAACGCCAACTGCTCCCTGCCGTCATGTCAGAAGATGAAAAGGGTGGTTCAACACACCAAGGGCTGCAAGCGCAAGACCAACGGTGGCTGCCCTGTGTGCAAGCAGCTCATTgctttatgttgctaccacgcCAAGCACTGTCAGGAGAACAAGTGTCCTGTTCCCTTCTGTCTCAACATCAAGCACAAACTCCGTCAACAGCAGCTACAGCATCGGCTCCAGCAGCATCATTTGATGCGACGCAGAATGGCCACTATGGCTGGAAGGGGTATGCCCATGCCATCTCCACCTACGTCATCTGCCCCAGACACTCCCAACTCTGTGCAGCAACCTAACACACCGCAGACCCCCCAGCCCATGCCCAATCAACCCCAacaacctcagcagcagcagtcgGCGCCCAACCATGCCAGTGTTGGCCAAGTCTTCCCCAACAATGGTCGCATCAGCCAGCCCCCGACACCGATTCCGCAAGGCAAACCAGGGCCTCCGTCGTCTCCTCTTCATCAGCAGCAGTCTCCATTGCCCAGCTTaccacatcaacagcagcctcCACCTCAGATggtacagcagcagcagcaacagcagcaaccCCTGCTAGCGGCACTGAAGGTGGCTAAACAAATTGAGATGGTAGCGAAggcaaagcagcagcagcagcaacaacaacagcagcaaaattaCACCATGAATGGGATGCCTATGAACCACCCGCGCATGATGGGACCCATGCAGAGTCAGATGCAGATGATGCAAGGGCCCCGGGGGCCTCAGGTGATGCAGGCCATGCAGCAAGGCCAGTGGGGTCCCGGAATGCAGGGTCCCTTGCAGAAACCTCAGGGCCATCCGCAACAGATCCCTCCACAGCAAGGTGTCATAGGCCCTCAGCAGGCTCAGGGAGCCGCCATGCCTCAGCAAGGTCAGCTCATGCAGAGGCCCATGATGGCGCAGCAACAGGGACTCCAAATGGCCGGAGTCATGCCTCCCCAGGGGCCCTCACAACAGAGCATGACGCCACAGCAGCAGAGTATGCCTCGGGGGATGCCTGGAAACATCGCACCCAACGCTTTGCAGGAGTTACGGCGCACCCTCAGATCTCCCAGCTctccccagcagcagcagcaggtccTGAACATCCTCAAGTCTAACCCCCCGCTCATGGCTGCCTTCATTAAACAGAGGGCAGCTAAATATCAAGCTAACCAGCCGCAGCAGCAGAACCATCAGTCCATGCAGGGATCTCCAGCAGGAATGCAGGCCATGATGCAGGTGCAAAGGCCGGGAATTTCTCCTCAGCAGCAACCTCCACAGCAGGTAGGGCCACAGGGTATGGCCCCCATGGGACCCCAAAGCCAAATGATGAATGTTGCTCCAAACAGCAATCCTCAGCTTTACCGCAGACAGCAGCTGCTGAGGATGCAGCAACAGGCGCAGCAGCAACAGGGTGGCATGCCTCAGCCTCACGGTCAGTTCCCCCAGCAACAGCCAGGGCCAGCCACCTACTCCCAGCTCcgtatgcagcagcagcagatggcTATGCAAGGAGGTGTTGGGCCCATGGGCCAGCTCCCTCCCTCTTCCCAAATGGGCCAAGGTGGCATGGGCATGGACGGGCCCCAGAACCTTCTCCAACAGCGGATGCttcagcaacagcaacagcagatGTTGAAGCAGCAGATGGGCTCTCCAGCGCAAGCTAATTCCATGAGCCCTCAGCCGCACATGCTCCAAGGACAAACACAGGGCAGTGCTCACTTAGCTGGCCAACCAATGGGAAACTCTTTGGGCAACCAAGTACGCTCGCCAGCCCCGGTCCAGTCGCCTCGGCCGCCTTCGCAACAGCCCCCGCATTCCAGCCCTTCTCCACGGATGCAGCCTCAGCCCTCTCCCCAACATGGTGCCCTTCTCTCAAGCTCCCCTCACCCCAGCCTTGCAGGACCTATGTCAGGCCCAATGGAGCAGGGACACATGGGGACACCAGAGCACAGTGCCATGCTTCCACAGCTCAACACACCAAACCGGGGGGGCTTAAGTACTGACATGGGCATGGTGGGGGACCCGACGGGAGACACGCTGGAGAAATTTGTTGAAGGATTGTAG